DNA sequence from the Glycine soja cultivar W05 chromosome 18, ASM419377v2, whole genome shotgun sequence genome:
ccagaaaacgaaataaacgcgtacctccgacaaaataggaacaacagccactaataaaacttcaaatacggaacacgggaccaccaaatcttcaaatacttcacttcacgggaccaccaacaGACTGCTGAAGGGACCACCACCGAAACAAcagcaaacggaagaagaaacaaagcaaacggaagaagaaacaaagaaagcgcAGTAAAACACAGCCTGAAgacgttaatttaaagaaatttacacaagggcaaaatcgtcattacatacgcattaaatattattttatttttacttattattataaaataaaaattcttttttcttcattttgttataaaacaataatcacgtttaggaattaattaatttttatggtttaaattaatatttgacatgcgcgtaaaaaacaaattataaatattagtcataattacgttcactaattatttaattatttatgcataataatattaattattttattatttaattatttatgcataatagtattaattattttataaattagtttatgcaattaaaagtaataaaggagacaaaataaaatatttgttaaaaaaaaaaactaacttccggaagaagcttcttccggaagacaatggaattcttccggaagaagcttcttccggaaacattccggatGACGTTCTTCCGGAAATTGTCTGTGAGTACTTCCGGAAGACACAAATTaatcttccggaagaagattATTCCGGAAACTTTtcggaaaaattatttccggaacttttccggaagaaccttcttccggaagaataatTGCTGAAGGGCAGTTTCGCcacttcactgtttgctgggtgcccccagcaataatgctgggtgcacgtagcaactccccACATCAaactgttaattttttaaaaccaaattactaaaataattttaaacctaAATTTGATAAATGTAGATCATATTTATTTTGGGCTAATTAGATGGCCCCATTATTTTTTGCCACAGGCCCAAATTGCTTGGGCAGAAAAAAGTGTGCTTGGGGACAAAAACTTCGAGGCATTTAAAGAAGAATATAAAAGCAGGGGTGTGTGGAAAGTGTGGTACTGTTGTTTGAGTCCaacaagaaagagaaaagaggaagaggagacgcAGAGTGGGGAGGAAGAAACGAATTTGAAGAAGTTGTTGTTGTGAGAAAGAGGGAAATCGGAGTTTGGGAATTGCAATGGATGTGATAAAGACGCAGCAAATCTCTTCTCGACCAATCGAGAAAGTGGTGGTTCATCCTCTCGTGCTTCTCAGCATCGTCGACAACTACAACAGAGTCGCCAAAGACACTCGCAAGCGCGTCGTCGGCGTCTTGCTCGGCTCCTCCTTCAAAGGCACCGTCGACGTTACCAACAGCTACGCCGGTACGGATCtgatctctctctcttttttctttctccaatACTTAGGGCATTTTTattcccttttccctttttgtttttctctctctctaaattagATCTATTAGTTGAACATCAGTTTCGTTTGGTGTGCTCGAAAATCTTTTTCGAAGAGAAGCTTAAAATACCACGTCACATTGAGTTAGGTTAACTTGTTTGATTAAATTTCTAAGGCTTAAAACAAGCTGAGCTGACTTTGAAAATCCGAGCTTTCCAATTGAGATACCAACTGATGGTTTGATACTTCTACATCAAATTTTTGAAGTGCAAATTTAACAACGTATATTGGTTAGTTAATGAGCTTAtaatcaatttcattttaatagtaATATGCCACCAGCATAACATTgacatgaaaattttgcaacTGTTTTCGGGTTTAAGCATGAGGCTGATAGATAGCGTTCTTCGCCAAGTTCTTCCTTAGCTCCAACCGCCATGGACTCTGCGTCTCCTAGGCTTACACCCAAACCTACATTCCCGCACATGCTATGGCTTAATGCAAATCTTAGTTCTGAGGATTTGTGCCCTATCTTTAACCAGATATAGTAGAGTAGCTTTTTGTTAAGTGCGACGTTTACCATCTTAGCTTTGTTAAGTGCTAGAAGCCTTCATGTGAAGAGATTATTAGGactttctcaaaattttaataataatggaATTACCCCTTGCAGACAGCTTTGGGAAAAGTTGtgaattgttaaattaacattGATTGTTATCTGTTATGTATAACAGATGATTGAATATTGAAGTTTCCCGTGGCACTAGTTGCTTCATTGTTATGTTTACTATGTTGGATTTCCAATTTGAATGCATAAGATTGTTACTTCCAAAATGAATTTTTGAGATGTTTCAATGTGCAATTTAGAAAATTAACAGCTACTGGGGTGTGTGAATTGTCTGTCTCTCACTACTTGGTTATCTAATTTGACAGTGCCCTTTGAAGAAGATGACAAGGATCCTAGCATCTGGTTTCTTGACCACAATTACCATGAATCGATGTTTTCCatgtttaaaagaataaatggtatgagtaggaaattttttccttttcttgtaTGTCTCTTTTAATTGAATATCTCTGATCTAATTGAACATgggtttttcttttggtttacaGCAAAGGAGCATGTTGTGGGGTGGTATAGCACTGGTCCAAAGCTGCGTGAAAATGACCTTGACATTCATGGCTTATTTAATGAGTATGTTTGTTGCTCCAAATTTCTCtgtataatgatttttaattgctGTGTGTACTGTGTATTCTTCACTTTATTTGAGCATTAATATTTCACACTTTTGctgaaaaataatatagtgGCTTGGCTTGGCAAATTCTTTATCCTCGTCAATATAGTTGTCATAAATTGATTGAAACTTCATACTAGGTGTTACTCTTATTCTCTTTGCCTCTTTATGTCTTTAACATTTTCATCTGTAGTTTTGTGTACCTGATCAATCTTTATCCATATTAATCAAGCTTAAAACTGTTGCAGCTATGTTCCAAATCCTGTCTTGGTTATAATTGATGTTGAACCTAAGGAATTGGGAATCCCAACAAAAGCATATTATGCTGTTGAAGAGGTTAAAGAGGTACAAATTAAGTCCTTCATATCTTTGATAGAATTCTTATATTTCTGTTCTTGCTGTTATTTTGCAAAAGTAATCCTGCTGCATGTGATAGTGGGAGGGGAGCTAGTGTTTGCTCAACACTAAATTAGTATTCAAAGAAACTGACATATAGTTTATTCTGTGTACAGAATGCCACTCAAAAAAGTCAAAAGGTGTTTGTGCATGTGCCATCAGAGATTGCTGCTCATGAAGTTGAGGAAATAGGTATTTCATGCCATTCAATGTAAAACTGatgtttttcttcttatgttttgtttatattttgtttgattcaaaatttctatatgaaaattctgaattttatccATACAATTGTGTAACCAGCTTCtcctgttttttttaattcttcttaCCTTTGTGCAGGAGTGGAACACTTGCTTAGAGATGTGAAGGATACAACCATTAGCACCCTTGCCACAGAGGTTTCATTTGTCCCTTTTAACTCATAACTTATCCTTATTAATTCCTTTCCCTTTGTACTCTTTAGTCTTGttacttttctattttatgttttttctctgTAAtacttttgtgattcttttaagCAAATGAACTGATGCTGAGAATTGACAATGCTATTTTTACATAGGTAAGTGCAAAACTCACAGCCTTGAAGGGTTTGGATGCAAGACTTAAAGAGATCAGGGGTTACCTTGACCTTGTTATTGATGGAAAGCTTCCATTAAACCATGAGATCCTGTACCATCTGCAGGTTTGTTTCTCATATTCTTGCTTAGTAAATGCTGATTATTTGGCTTTGTTATCAATtggttcttgaatcttgattaagTATTTTCTGCTGGTCCATAATTCTTTAGTATAATTTAGAACCTTTTTGTAACAACCAATAAACCATGTGATGTGACTTTAATGGCTGCTGGGAataattgaagtttttttttttttgcttatgctACATTATTGTTTTTCACCATTTCTTTTCTTGCATGTTTTTAGGACGTGTTTAACCTGCTACCAAATCTCAATGTTGCTGATCTTATCAAGGCTTTTGCAGGTTAAGATTTGTGACTTGTATTATTGAATATCATATTTTTCTAGAATGTCTCTTTTAAATTGTTGATCTTTTGTACATGTGTAGTGAAAACAAATGATATGATGCTGGTAATATACCTCTCATCTCTCATTAGAAGTGTAATTGCACTCCACAACTTGATTAACAACAAGGTGAGATACACTCCCCTAAATTTTGATACATGTTTGCTGATTGCTTTGTATTTTGGATTTGTTATCATATTATGAAAATAACAGTTTTGTAAggttggagaaaaaaaattaatccatcGTTTGTATATTCAAGTATAGTATAGAGTAAGCTAGGGCACATGATGAACTCATTTTCTGTTTACTCCTAACTGAGTACATGGGTTATATCTTATCATAAATGAGATAAGCTTATCAAGTGAGAGATGTTGCTATTACATTGCCAATTTACTGTGATTCATGTCTTTTAATACTGGAATGATTTCAGATGCTTAACAAGGAACATGAGCGGGCAGAAGATTCGAAATCAGTTACGGTGCCAGGTGCAGCTGCTTAAGTTTTGAGGGGTTGTGATATTCGGAGC
Encoded proteins:
- the LOC114397601 gene encoding 26S proteasome non-ATPase regulatory subunit 7 homolog A-like; amino-acid sequence: MDVIKTQQISSRPIEKVVVHPLVLLSIVDNYNRVAKDTRKRVVGVLLGSSFKGTVDVTNSYAVPFEEDDKDPSIWFLDHNYHESMFSMFKRINAKEHVVGWYSTGPKLRENDLDIHGLFNDYVPNPVLVIIDVEPKELGIPTKAYYAVEEVKENATQKSQKVFVHVPSEIAAHEVEEIGVEHLLRDVKDTTISTLATEVSAKLTALKGLDARLKEIRGYLDLVIDGKLPLNHEILYHLQDVFNLLPNLNVADLIKAFAVKTNDMMLVIYLSSLIRSVIALHNLINNKMLNKEHERAEDSKSVTVPGAAA